A DNA window from Ranitomeya imitator isolate aRanImi1 chromosome 2, aRanImi1.pri, whole genome shotgun sequence contains the following coding sequences:
- the RBMX gene encoding RNA-binding motif protein, X chromosome: protein MFEADRPGKLFIGGLNTETTDKALEGVFGKYGRIVEVLLMKDRETNKSRGFAFVTFESPADAKDAARELNGKALDGKPIKVEQAIKPSFGADSRRGPLPPKSRGAPRGLRGSRGGSSRGQMPLKRGPPPRSGGPPPKRSAPSGPVRSSGMGGRTQLSRERDGYGGPPRRDSMPSRRDVYLSPRDDGYSGKDRYDGYSGRDYGSSRDSRDYAPPPRDYAYRDYGHSSSRDDYGSRGYGDRDGYGGRDRDYSDHASGGSYRDSYEPYGNSRSAPPARGPPPSYGGSSRYDDYSSTRDGYGGRDSYSSSRNDIYSSGGRERAGRQERGMPPPMDRGYPPPRDSYSSSSRGVPRGAGRGGSRSDRGGGRSRY from the exons TTCTTCTGATGAAAGATCGGGAGACAAACAAGTCCAGAGGTTTTGCCTTTGTCACATTTGAGAGCCCAGCAGATGCCAAGGACGCAGCGAGGGAACTGAATGGAAAG GCTTTAGATGGAAAGCCAATTAAGGTTGAACAAGCCATTAAGCCATCGTTTGGTGCAGACAGTAGGAGAGGACCCCTTCCACCTAAAAGCAGAGGTGCTCCCAGAGGTCTTAGAGGGTCTAGAG GTGGGTCATCAAGGGGGCAAATGCCTCTGAAAAGAGGGCCCCCACCCAGAAGTGGAGGTCCACCACCAAAGAGATCTGCACCATCTGGTCCTGTTCGAAGCAGTGGCATGGGTGGAAGAA CTCAGCTATCACGTGAAAGAGACGGCTATGGAGGACCTCCTCGTAGAGACTCTATGCCATCTCGTAGAGATGTGTACTTGTCACCAAGAGATGATGGCTACAGTGGTAAAGACCGGTATGACGG TTACTCTGGCAGAGATTATGGAAGCTCCAGGGACTCCAGAGATTACGCACCACCTCCAAGAGACTATGCATATCGGGACTATGGCCACTCGAGCTCCCGTGACGATTATGGCTCCAGAGGATATGG TGATCGTGATGGATACGGGGGTCGAGATAGAGATTATTCGGATCATGCTAGTGGTGGTTCATACAGAGACTCTTATGAGCCTTACG GTAACTCACGTAGTGCCCCACCTGCCAGAGGCCCCCCTCCATCATATGGTGGCAGCAGTCGCTATGATGATTACAGCAGCACTCGAGATGGATACGGAGGAAGAGACAGTTACTCCAGCAGCAGAAATGATATCTACTCAAGTGGTGGACGGGAACGAGCTGGCAGACAGGAACGTGGCATGCCACCACCAATGGATAGAGGTTACCCACCTCCACGTGATTCATACAGCAGCTCAAGTCGCGGTGTCCCCCGTGGTGCCGGGCGAGGTGGAAGCAGATCTGATAGAGGAGGTGGCAGAAGCCGATATTAA